From Deltaproteobacteria bacterium, a single genomic window includes:
- the rsmB gene encoding 16S rRNA (cytosine(967)-C(5))-methyltransferase RsmB: protein MRSPVEHSARKAALRALVRVEAGGAYADRALEAEMAGLSDADRALATELVYGVLRWQIKIDWIINAFSRIRTARLEHRVLNALRLGVYQLLFLSGIPARAAVSETVELVGNDGPRTRGFVNAVLRKIDARRDAIAFPLLRRDPVGYISVVFSHPRWIVRRWIDRYGAAAAMRLCQAGLAHPPRTIRVNTMVTTREALARELTAMGYAVEEGRFSPQALIVSGGPAALAPRERRYYMQDEASQLVALLAAPPPGGLVLDGCAAPGGKTTHLAQLMDGTGTVVAVDTSESRLEAVREAARLLSLENIVTVCADAAGDIELPGGTEEFDCVLVDAPCTGLGVLRRAPDIKLRRREEDLAGRAALQLRLISNLARRVRPGGVLVYAVCSFEPEETTDVVERFLDDNSEFTVEDAAGVLPPACAEVVDRSGFLGTRPDLHGIDGFFGARLRRRQ from the coding sequence GTGCGCAGCCCGGTGGAACACAGCGCAAGGAAGGCGGCTCTCAGGGCCCTGGTCCGCGTGGAGGCCGGCGGCGCCTACGCCGACAGGGCGCTCGAAGCCGAGATGGCCGGACTCTCCGACGCCGACCGCGCCCTCGCAACGGAGCTCGTCTACGGCGTACTGCGCTGGCAGATAAAGATCGACTGGATAATCAACGCCTTCTCGCGCATAAGGACCGCAAGACTCGAGCACCGCGTGCTCAACGCCCTGCGGCTCGGCGTCTACCAGCTCCTCTTTCTCAGCGGCATACCCGCCAGGGCCGCCGTCTCGGAGACGGTCGAGCTCGTGGGCAACGACGGACCGAGGACCAGGGGGTTCGTCAACGCCGTGCTCAGGAAGATCGACGCCCGGAGAGACGCCATAGCCTTCCCCCTGCTCAGGCGCGACCCCGTGGGCTACATCTCGGTGGTCTTCTCCCACCCCCGGTGGATCGTCAGACGCTGGATCGACCGCTACGGCGCAGCCGCGGCCATGAGGCTCTGCCAGGCCGGTCTTGCGCACCCGCCGCGCACCATCCGCGTAAACACGATGGTGACGACGCGGGAGGCCCTCGCCCGGGAACTCACGGCCATGGGGTACGCCGTGGAGGAGGGAAGGTTCTCTCCCCAGGCGCTCATCGTAAGCGGCGGCCCCGCAGCGCTTGCGCCGCGCGAGCGCCGCTACTACATGCAGGACGAGGCCTCGCAGCTTGTCGCCCTCCTTGCGGCCCCTCCCCCCGGCGGGCTCGTCCTCGACGGCTGCGCCGCGCCCGGCGGAAAGACGACCCACCTTGCGCAGCTCATGGACGGCACCGGCACGGTCGTGGCCGTGGACACAAGCGAAAGCAGGCTCGAAGCCGTGAGGGAGGCGGCCCGCCTCTTATCGCTCGAAAACATCGTCACGGTCTGCGCCGACGCTGCGGGAGACATCGAGCTTCCCGGCGGCACGGAGGAGTTCGACTGCGTGCTCGTCGACGCACCCTGCACGGGCCTCGGCGTGCTGCGCCGCGCTCCCGACATAAAGCTCAGACGAAGGGAGGAAGACCTCGCCGGCCGCGCCGCACTCCAGTTGCGGCTCATCTCGAACCTTGCGCGCCGGGTCCGTCCCGGCGGCGTCCTCGTCTACGCCGTATGCTCCTTCGAGCCCGAAGAGACGACCGACGTGGTGGAACGCTTCCTCGACGACAACAGCGAGTTCACCGTCGAGGACGCCGCCGGGGTGCTCCCCCCGGCCTGCGCGGAGGTGGTGGACCGTAGCGGCTTTCTCGGCACCAGGCCGGACCTTCACGGCATCGACGGGTTCTTCGGCGCCCGGCTGCGCCGAAGGCAGTGA
- a CDS encoding EamA family transporter, producing the protein MRESAPLQGQGRAARGVEGYWRGPGEPLKGGTLLRRFPPKRERSGTMHEKAFVFALLTAVIWGMAPAVEKAGLAGRLDPYVGVVIRTIPITITSLAGLLFMGRWNELAQVDPRSALLVTAGGLLAGFLGQLTLYTALKAGEASVVVSIAATYPLVALVVSVLFLGESLTFQKAAGAALVVGGVILLK; encoded by the coding sequence ATGAGAGAGTCGGCGCCGCTGCAGGGGCAAGGGCGCGCCGCGAGAGGCGTTGAAGGTTACTGGAGGGGACCGGGGGAACCCCTCAAGGGGGGAACCCTCCTCAGAAGGTTCCCCCCTAAAAGGGAAAGGAGCGGGACCATGCATGAAAAGGCCTTTGTCTTCGCCCTGCTGACGGCCGTCATATGGGGGATGGCCCCGGCCGTGGAGAAGGCCGGCCTGGCGGGAAGGCTCGACCCATACGTGGGCGTTGTCATCAGGACCATACCGATTACCATAACGAGCCTGGCCGGGCTCCTCTTCATGGGCCGGTGGAACGAGCTTGCGCAGGTCGATCCGCGGAGCGCGCTGCTGGTGACGGCGGGAGGGCTTCTGGCGGGTTTTCTCGGCCAGTTGACGCTCTACACGGCGCTCAAGGCGGGCGAGGCGTCGGTGGTCGTATCCATCGCGGCCACCTACCCCCTGGTGGCGCTCGTCGTATCGGTCCTCTTTCTCGGCGAGTCGCTCACCTTCCAGAAGGCCGCGGGCGCGGCCCTGGTGGTGGGCGGCGTCATTCTTCTCAAGTAG
- the uvrA gene encoding excinuclease ABC subunit A: MGSKAVGKAYPFAPVKAADVSELVAEGLRQNNLKNLTVRIPHDRITVVCGPSGSGKSSLAFDTLFAEGRWRFIQSLSTYTRLFLDRMDRPDFDAMRNIRPAIALEQKNPVRSSRSTVGTATELTDCLRLLYARAGRAHCPGCGREVPPCDPSSAAAVLAQAHEGARATVGYMLEGPADAAALAGLVERGYIRIKAGGEVHDLTEGEPGLAEGDEVMVVTDRVRLGAAARTRLAEALEAAFSEGGGDAVVDIEGAGVKRLSSRPRCAECRIDIEPPTPLLFSFNHPVGACPRCKGFGNVLRYDEERIVPDRSLSLSQGAIEPWTKPSYRWWYDELRRHAARYSIDLDKPFDRLSERERRLVYEGTPHFEGLNAFFEHLETKKYKLHIRVFISRYKGQFTCPDCKGARLRPAALAVTVGGLDIASLCRMTVEQARAFFRELELGEFERAVASEVLRQIAVKLDFLCQIGLGYLTLDRAANTLSGGEAQRVAIANQLASTLTGVLYILDEPSIGLHRRDIDMLVAQIKRLAGRGNTVVVVEHDQAVLRSSDHVIELGPGAGELGGRIVWSGPTDAFLTGARTLTSRYLRGEERIHVPRWRRKGGGRKLTVRGARGNNLKGVDFELPLGVLTCVTGVSGSGKSTLVMDTLYNALARRFGLRAPSPLPFDSIEGTEHIGAVKLIDQSPIGRTPRSNPITYIGGFDDIRHFFASLPAAAAAGAPAAHFSFNVPGGRCETCRGEGVEKLEMYFLPDVYIRCASCSGRRYKPRILDIRYRRRNIYDVLNMTFDEALPFFRDLTGLQRKIAVMKDVGLGYLRLGQSATTLSGGEAQRLKVARELAGSTAAQTLYILDEPTTGLHMDDIKKLMRVLGRLVDSGNTVLVVEHNLDCIKTADHVVDLGPGGGERGGEIVASGTPEEVAASDGTVTGLYLREVLGE, translated from the coding sequence ATGGGCAGCAAGGCCGTGGGCAAGGCGTATCCCTTCGCCCCCGTCAAGGCCGCCGATGTTTCGGAGCTCGTGGCGGAGGGACTGCGCCAGAACAACCTGAAGAACCTGACGGTGCGCATCCCCCACGACAGGATAACGGTGGTGTGCGGTCCCAGCGGCTCCGGCAAGAGCTCGCTGGCCTTCGACACCCTCTTTGCCGAGGGGCGCTGGCGTTTCATCCAGAGCCTGTCGACCTACACCCGTCTCTTCCTCGACAGGATGGACCGGCCCGACTTCGACGCCATGCGCAACATCAGGCCGGCCATCGCCCTGGAGCAGAAAAACCCGGTGCGTTCGAGCCGCTCCACCGTGGGCACGGCAACGGAGCTCACCGACTGCCTGCGCCTGCTCTACGCCCGCGCCGGCCGGGCGCACTGCCCCGGCTGCGGCCGCGAGGTTCCGCCCTGCGACCCGTCGAGCGCCGCCGCCGTGCTCGCGCAGGCCCACGAGGGCGCCAGGGCCACGGTGGGCTACATGCTGGAGGGGCCTGCCGACGCCGCGGCCCTTGCGGGTCTCGTCGAGCGTGGCTACATAAGGATAAAGGCGGGCGGCGAGGTCCACGACCTCACCGAAGGGGAGCCCGGGCTTGCGGAGGGCGACGAGGTGATGGTCGTGACCGACAGGGTGCGCCTCGGCGCCGCCGCCAGGACGAGGCTCGCCGAGGCCCTGGAGGCGGCCTTCAGCGAGGGCGGCGGCGACGCGGTCGTGGACATCGAGGGCGCGGGAGTGAAAAGACTGTCGTCGCGGCCCCGGTGCGCCGAGTGCCGCATCGACATCGAGCCTCCCACACCGCTGCTCTTCTCCTTCAACCACCCGGTCGGGGCCTGCCCCCGGTGCAAGGGCTTCGGCAACGTGCTGCGCTACGACGAGGAGCGCATCGTGCCCGACCGTTCGCTGAGCCTCTCACAGGGGGCCATAGAGCCGTGGACCAAGCCCTCATACCGGTGGTGGTACGACGAGCTCAGGCGCCACGCCGCCCGCTACTCGATAGACCTCGACAAACCCTTCGACCGGCTCTCCGAGAGGGAGAGGCGGCTCGTCTACGAAGGCACGCCGCACTTCGAGGGCCTCAACGCCTTCTTCGAGCATCTGGAGACGAAGAAATACAAGCTCCACATAAGGGTCTTCATATCGCGCTACAAGGGACAGTTCACCTGTCCGGACTGCAAGGGGGCGAGGCTGCGGCCAGCCGCGCTCGCCGTGACGGTCGGGGGGCTCGACATAGCGTCGCTCTGCCGCATGACCGTCGAGCAGGCAAGGGCCTTCTTCCGGGAGCTCGAGCTCGGCGAGTTCGAGCGGGCGGTGGCGAGCGAGGTGCTCAGGCAGATAGCCGTGAAGCTCGACTTCCTCTGCCAGATAGGGCTCGGCTACCTGACGCTCGACAGGGCGGCCAACACCCTCTCCGGCGGCGAGGCCCAGAGGGTGGCCATAGCCAACCAGCTCGCCTCGACCCTCACCGGCGTCCTCTACATACTGGACGAGCCCTCCATCGGGCTGCACCGCCGCGACATCGACATGCTCGTGGCCCAGATAAAGCGCCTCGCCGGCCGCGGCAACACGGTGGTCGTCGTCGAGCACGACCAGGCGGTGCTCCGCAGCTCGGACCACGTAATCGAGCTGGGGCCCGGCGCTGGAGAGCTCGGCGGCCGCATCGTGTGGAGCGGTCCCACCGACGCGTTTCTCACCGGCGCCAGGACGCTCACGTCACGCTACCTGCGCGGCGAGGAGCGAATCCACGTGCCGCGCTGGCGCAGAAAGGGCGGAGGCCGCAAGCTCACGGTGCGCGGCGCCAGGGGCAACAACCTCAAGGGCGTGGACTTCGAGCTTCCCCTCGGCGTGCTCACCTGCGTGACCGGCGTATCGGGCTCGGGCAAGAGCACGCTGGTCATGGACACGCTCTACAACGCCCTTGCCCGCCGCTTCGGCCTGCGCGCCCCCTCGCCCCTGCCCTTCGACTCCATCGAGGGCACAGAGCACATCGGGGCTGTGAAGCTCATAGACCAGTCCCCCATCGGACGCACGCCGCGCAGCAACCCCATAACCTACATCGGAGGTTTCGACGACATACGCCACTTCTTCGCCTCGCTGCCTGCGGCGGCCGCGGCCGGGGCGCCGGCCGCCCACTTCTCCTTCAACGTGCCCGGCGGCCGCTGCGAGACATGCAGGGGCGAGGGCGTTGAGAAGCTCGAGATGTACTTCCTGCCCGACGTCTACATCAGGTGCGCAAGCTGCTCGGGCCGCCGCTACAAGCCCCGCATACTCGACATCCGATACCGCCGCCGGAACATCTACGACGTGCTCAACATGACCTTCGACGAGGCGCTCCCATTCTTCAGGGACCTGACTGGCCTGCAGAGGAAGATCGCCGTCATGAAAGACGTGGGGCTCGGCTATCTCAGGCTCGGACAGTCGGCCACCACGCTCTCCGGCGGCGAGGCCCAGAGGCTCAAGGTGGCCAGGGAACTGGCCGGCTCCACCGCCGCGCAGACCCTCTATATCCTCGACGAGCCGACGACCGGCCTTCACATGGACGACATCAAAAAGCTCATGAGGGTTCTCGGCAGGCTCGTCGACTCGGGCAACACGGTCCTCGTGGTGGAGCACAACCTGGACTGCATAAAGACGGCCGACCACGTGGTGGACCTCGGGCCCGGCGGCGGAGAGCGCGGCGGGGAGATCGTCGCCTCCGGCACGCCCGAGGAGGTGGCCGCAAGCGACGGCACCGTGACGGGCCTGTATCTGCGCGAGGTCCTCGGCGAGTGA